The Humulus lupulus chromosome 3, drHumLupu1.1, whole genome shotgun sequence genome window below encodes:
- the LOC133822639 gene encoding protein GFS12: MAEGEPLCLDCLRRRIQLDSSDRLVFCYALSDSAFPVASTAVVQTANDSISPPLNRFLLTYLNTHCFVNYVDEFIQNQQEYFDRKREAEPDVTWLQSGSCAHSGKFSCARIITALAPLVHVTSYTSGSVFDDLLSNSSYLYLEDHILCSLSLFLEGKASGRDSLNFLALLGVPSFEYTDFPGSLRHPNIAPVVAMVKCHGYVNLLVPKTPFSLENIFHYSPNALNSEWHINFLIYQLLSALAYVHGLGVAHGNITPSSVMLTESCWAWLRICDEPGWLGFNSSSKDDASTITTEKLGCCLEGCPSQGLYADLKLSPCVDWQRDFNLWWRGEMSNFEYLLVLNRLAGRRWGDYSFHTVMPWVIDFNTKPDENSDAGWRDLSKSKWRLAKGDEQLDFTYSSSEIPHHVSDECLSELAVCSYKARRLPLSVLRMTVRSVYEPNEYPSTMQRLYQWTPDECIPEFYCDPQIFCSLHAGMTDLAVPSWAGSAGEFIKLHRDALESHRVSRQLHHWIDIMFGYKMSGQAAVAAKNVMLPSSEPMLPRSVGRRQLFTRSHPMRRGSVRKPSDGTNESTIHQCDVNESRSETSLLSEVDSLQELEEASAFVEHARHLSALYGTHSKYYDKNVSSREHRLNDDFRKHTYQQSNSGKHCGFPFSIDTSYLLEYLEVGDEYSVGYQELLLWAQKSFCSMCPSVEIAKDIFSVGCILAELHLGKPLFDSTSMAMYSETGVLPKLMLELPPHARVLVQACIEKDWTRRPSAKCLLESPFFPATIKTSYLFLAPLQLLAKHGSCLQYAATFAMQGALKAMGPLAAELSAPYCLSLVVAPLSDVEAEWAYTLLKELIKCLKPKSVKKMILPAIQKILQTTGYSHLKVSLLQNSLMREIWNQVGRQTYLDMIHPLVVSNLHGASHKSSAAAAAVLLIGSSEELGVPITIRQTSLPLIHCFGKGLCSDGIDVLVRIGSLLGETFIVRQMMPLLKHVVHSSISISNMEKPEPVQSWSALALIDCLMTISGLVVFLPKEVVTKELIEDQNCLHVLVLMQTGLEIGVLQVAATTLISICQQIGPELTALHILPQLKELFDELAFSQETISSSLARNFKVSKQKIEGEAQIDSRMDLVLLLYPSFASLLGIEKLRQCCTTWLLLEQYLLRYHSWKWEYTGELTRSGSESIVSRRPVFSKGSASEYHPAKLLLNGVGWSIPQSQGSRGTKNSMPQRRISEVIPKNPIGMHAASSNLDKFEPWFWFPKAAASWDGPDFLGRVGGLKDEHPWKIRASIIYSTRAHQGAIRSLAVCRDESMVFTAGIGAGFKGTVQKWELTRVNSLSSYYGHEEVVNDICILSSTGRVASCDGTIHVWNSRTGKLIYLFAESSDSTHLASHLSSSSTINPEQANMLSSSTLSGGLLTNAFDGSLYTCMHQIDFDDKLIVGTGNGSLRFIDVARGQKLHLWRGEYVESGFPSLVSSICSCGSDKMKMYGASPSPSWIATGLSSGHCRLFDARSGNVIASWKAHDGYVTKLAAPEDYLLVTSSLDRTLRIWDLRRDYGSQPTIFRGHTDGISSFSVWGQDIISISRNKIGLSSLSKSADEDGRYRITPQNLYMAEQGTRNISMLSSISIIPFSRLFVVGAEDGYLRICC; the protein is encoded by the exons ATGGCGGAGGGGGAGCCATTGTGCTTGGACTGCCTTCGACGTCGAATCCAATTGGATTCCTCTGATCGACTTGTTTTCTGCTATGCTCTTTCCGATTCCGCCTTCCCCGTCGCCTCCACCGCCGTCGTTCAGACAGCCAATGATTCAATTTCACCTCCATTGAATCGCTTTCTCCTTACATACCTCAATACTCATTGCTTTGTTAATTACGT AGATGAATTTATCCAAAACCAGCAAGAATATTTTGATAGGAAAAGGGAAGCTGAGCCTGACGTCACATGGCTGCAGAGTGGTTCATGTGCTCATTCGGGTAAGTTCTCTTGTGCAAGGATAATCACGGCATTGGCGCCTCTTGTTCATGTTACTAGCTATACCTCTGGCTCTGTTTTTGATGACCTTCTTTCCAACTCTTCCTATCTTTACCTTGAAGATCATATTTTGTGTTCTCTTAGTCTTTTCCTTGAAGGGAAAGCTTCTGGTCGAGATAGTCTCAATTTTCTTGCTTTATTAGGGGTGCCCTCTTTCGAGTATACTGACTTTCCAGGTTCTTTAAGGCATCCAAACATAGCTCCTGTTGTTGCAATGGTGAAATGTCATGGTTATGTTAACTTACTTGTTCCCAAAACTCCCTTTTCCCTGGAGAACATCTTCCATTACAGCCCCAATGCTTTGAACTCTGAGTGGCATATCAACTTTCTCATTTATCAGCTGCTCTCAGCTTTAGCTTACGTCCATGGTTTGGGGGTAGCCCATGGTAATATAACCCCATCTAGTGTAATGCTGACTGAATCATGCTGGGCGTGGTTGCGCATATGTGATGAGCCTGGCTGGTTAGGATTCAATTCAAGTTCAAAAGATGATGCATCCACTATTACCACGGAAAAATTGGGATGCTGTTTAGAGGGTTGTCCTTCTCAAGGTCTTTATGCTGACTTGAAGCTTTCCCCTTGTGTTGACTGGCAACGTGATTTCAACTTGTGGTGGAGGGGAGAGATGAGTAATTTCGAGTATCTACTTGTGTTGAATAGATTAGCTGGGAGAAGGTGGGGTGATTACTCGTTTCATACAGTGATGCCATGGGTAATAGATTTCAACACGAAACCAGATGAGAATTCTGATGCTGGGTGGCGTGACTTGAGCAAGAGTAAGTGGCGCTTGGCTAAAGGTGACGAACAATTGGATTTCACCTATTCATCCTCCGAGATCCCTCATCATGTATCTGATGAGTGTCTTTCTGAATTGGCTGTCTGCAGTTACAAAGCAAGGAGATTGCCTTTAAGTGTTCTGCGTATGACTGTTCGCTCTGTTTATGAACCTAATGAATACCCTTCTACTATGCAAAGACTCTACCAGTGGACCCCTGATGAGTGCATTCCTGAATTTTACTGTGATCCCCAAATATTCTGTTCCCTACATGCTGGGATGACAGATTTGGCTGTCCCCTCTTGGGCAGGTAGTGCAGGAGAGTTCATTAAATTGCATCGTGATGCTTTAGAAAGTCATCGAGTCTCACGCCAACTCCATCATTGGATTGATATTATGTTTGGTTACAAAATGTCTGGGCAAGCAGCTGTTGCTGCAAAGAATGTAATGCTTCCTTCATCAGAGCCCATGTTGCCAAGATCAGTGGGACGCCGTCAACTCTTTACACGATCACATCCTATGCGTCGGGGTTCTGTGAGGAAGCCAAGTGATGGTACCAATGAATCAACTATACATCAGTGTGATGTGAACGAATCAAGAAGTGAGACTTCCTTACTCTCTGAAGTGGATTCTTTACAAGAATTGGAAGAAGCATCTGCATTTGTGGAACATGCTAGGCATTTGAGTGCTCTGTATGGGACTCATTCAAAATATTATGATAAGAATGTTTCTTCTAGGGAACATCGTCTGAACGATGACTTTAGGAAACATACATACCAGCAATCCAATTCTGGGAAACACTGTGGATTCCCATTTTCTATTGATACAAGTTATCTTCTTGAGTATCTTGAGGTAGGAGATGAATATTCTGTGGGCTATCAAGAGTTGCTGCTTTGGGCTCAGAAATCGTTTTGTTCAATGTGCCCATCTGTAGAAATTGCAAAGGACATATTTTCTGTTGGCTGTATATTAGCAGAACTTCATTTGGGAAAGCCACTCTTTGATTCAACTTCAATGGCCATGTACTCAGAAACTGGTGTCTTACCTAAATTAATGCTGGAACTTCCTCCTCATGCTAGAGTACTTGTTCAAGCGTGCATCGAGAAAGACTGGACAAG GCGGCCATCAGCCAAATGTCTTTTGGAATCACCATTTTTTCCTGCAACAATCAAGACCTCGTACTTATTTCTTGCTCCCCTCCAACTTCTAGCTAAACATGGATCCTGTCTACAGTATGCTGCAACTTTTGCTATGCAAGGTGCCCTTAAGGCAATGGGACCACTAGCAGCTGAATTGTCTGCTCCTTATTGCCTATCACTTGTAGTGGCTCCTTTATCAGATGTAGAAGCAGAATGGGCTTATACACTTCTAAAGGAATTAATTAAATGCCTGAAGCCTAAATCAGTGAAGAAAATGATTTTGCCTGCCATCCAAAAGATATTACAG ACTACAGGTTATTCACATCTGAAGGTTTCACTTCTACAAAACTCTTTAATGCGTGAGATTTGGAATCAGGTTGGCAGACAAACTTATCTAGATATGATACATCCTTTGGTTGTATCAAACTTGCATGGAGCTTCTCATAAGAGTTCGGCAGCAGCTGCTGCTGTACTGCTAATTGGTTCCAGTGAAGAGCTTGGTGTACCTATAACCATTCGTCAG ACGAGCTTGCCTCTGATTCACTGCTTTGGGAAAGGACTCTGTAGTGATGGAATTGATGTGCTGGTTAGAATTG GGAGTCTTTTAGGGGAGACCTTCATTGTCAGACAGATGATGCCACTGCTAAAACATGTTGTTCATTCCTCCATTAGCATTTCAAATATGGAAAAACCAGAGCCTGTGCAGAGCTGGAGCGCTTTAGCTCTTATTGATTGTTTGATGACAATCTCTGGCCTGGTTGTATTCTTGCCAAAGGAGGTGGTTACAAAGGAGCTAATTGAA GATCAAAATTGCTTGCATGTTTTAGTTCTTATGCAGACTGGGTTGGAAATTGGAGTGCTTCAG GTTGCTGCTACGACTCTGATATCAATTTGTCAGCAAATTGGACCAGAATTGACAGCTTTGCATATCTTGCCGCAGCTCAAAGAACTATTTGATGAGCTTGCTTTCTCACAGGAGACTATATCTTCTTCTTTAGCCAGAAACTTTAAGGTTTCCAAACAGAAAATTGAGGGTGAGGCTCAGATTGACAGCCGTATGGACCTTGT GTTGCTTCTGTATCCTTCTTTTGCATCTCTTTTAGGGATAGAGAAACTTCGTCAATGTTGTACAACTTGGTTGCTTCTAGAGCAGTATCTTCTGCGGTACCACAGTTGGAAG TGGGAATATACAGGAGAATTGACAAGAAGTGGTTCTGAATCTATAGTATCTAGGAGGCCTGTGTTCAGCAAGGGTTCAGCTTCTGAATACCATCCTGCTAAGCTGTTGCTTAATGGGGTTGGGTGGTCAATTCCACAGTCACAGGGAAGTAGAGGCACCAAGAACTCAATGCCTCAAAGAAGGATTTCCGAAGTTATTCCAAAGAATCCAATTGGCATGCACGCAGCATCTTCAAACTTAGATAAGTTTGAACCCTGGTTTTGGTTCCCTAAAGCAGCTGCTAGCTGGGATGGGCCTGATTTCCTTGGTCGTGTTGGAGGGCTAAAAGATGAACATCCATGGAAGATCAGAGCATCTATTATATACTCTACTCGAGCACATCAAGGGGCCATAAGATCTTTAGCTGTCTGTCGAGATGAATCTATGGTCTTTACTGCTGGAATTGGTGCAGGGTTTAAAGGAACAGTTCAGAAATGGGAATTGACAAGAGTTAATTCATTGTCCAGCTATTATGGTCACGAGGAG GTTGTGAATGACATTTGTATCCTATCATCTACGGGAAGAGTGGCATCCTGTGATGGAACTATACATGTTTGGAATAGCCGTACTGGGAAACTTATATATTTGTTTGCTGAATCATCGGATTCCACACACCTTGCTAGTCATTTATCCTCTTCCTCAACGATCAATCCTGAGCAGGCAAATATGCTGAGTTCCAGTACATTGTCTGGAGGATTATTGACTAATGCATTTGATGGTTCCCTGTATACTTGTATGCATCAAATAGATTTTGATGATAAGCTTATCGTTGGCACAGGAAATGGTTCTCTAAG GTTCATAGATGTAGCCCGTGGTCAAAAGCTTCATCTTTGGAGGGGAGAATATGTGGAGTCTGGATTTCCTTCTCTTGTCTCTTCAATATGTTCATGTGGATCAGACAAAATGAAAATGTACGGAGCTTCTCCTTCACCATCTTGGATTGCTACAGGACTAAGTTCAGGTCATTGTAGGTTATTTGATGCAAGGAGTGGAAATGTTATTGCCTCTTGGAAAGCTCATGACGGATATGTGACAAAA TTAGCTGCACCAGAGGACTATTTGCTCGTCACCAGCTCTCTTGATAGGACTTTACGAATATGGGACTTGAGAAG AGATTATGGATCTCAGCCTACAATTTTCAGAGGTCATACAGATGGTATATCTAGCTTTTCGGTGTGGGGCCAAGACATCATTTCGATATCAAGAAACAAGATTGGTCTTTCTTCTTTGTCAAAATCTGCAGATGAA GATGGAAGGTATCGAATTACACCTCAAAATCTATACATGGCAGAACAAGGAACAAGAAACATATCCATGTTATCCAGTATTAGTATAATACCTTTCTCTCGACTGTTCGTTGTTGGAGCCGAAGATGGATACCTAAGAATTTGTTGTTGA